One region of Triticum aestivum cultivar Chinese Spring chromosome 6B, IWGSC CS RefSeq v2.1, whole genome shotgun sequence genomic DNA includes:
- the LOC123139202 gene encoding uncharacterized protein, whose amino-acid sequence MEKGLKSGGPTLCKWVGHAGEASLGPALSADWISSKRPGIAIPSQHPSPIPTTDAGGDCHGRSAVSPATRGETTTRAECRRASRWRPEKAAPENSVEGVPARLGTGEDAHGRSAAPPAARGSPAPPVLEVGATPLEAPFKSPSASGLHVPERLERGAWRNAGGSRARGATRRGPARALHTGERDAVTASNGAGGRSAVATPCGAVAVLSREGAAKAHGWGTARDVDEKQQQLPLDPVQEELKNAWFFWRSLSR is encoded by the exons ATGG aaaaaggGCTGAAAAGCGGTGGCCCAACCTTATGCAAATGGGTGGGCCACGCTGGGGAAGCCAGCCTCGGGCCGGCCTTGTCAGCCGATTGGATAAGCAGCAAGCGGCCAGGGATAGCGATCCCCAGCCAGCATCCATCCCCAATCCCCACTACCGACGCGGGCGGCGACTGCCATGGCCGGTCGGCCGTTTCTCCGGCAACTCGTGGAGAGACCACGACCCGGGCGGAGTGCCGCCGAGCCTCGCGTTGGAGGCCGGAGAAGGCTGCGCCAGAGAACTCCGTGGAGGGCGTGCCGGCCCGATTGGGCACAGGCGAAGACGCCCACGGCCGGTCGGCCGCACCACCGGCGGCAAGAGGATCTCCCGCCCCGCCCGTCCTCGAAGTAGGGGCGACGCCGTTGGAGGCGCCATTCAAGAGCCCGAGTGCCTCTGGGCTCCATGTGCCAGAGCGACTGGAGCGCGGCGCATGGCGCAATGCGGGCGGCAGCCGGGCGCGGGGCGCGACGCGACGCGGACCGGCGCGGGCGCTCCACACGGGCGAGCGCGACGCAGTGACTGCATCCAACGGCGCGGGCGGACGCAGCGCGGTGGCCACGCCCTGCGGCGCAGTGGCCGTTCTGTCCCGTGAAGGAGCAGCCAAGGCGCATGGTTGGGGCACCGCTAGGGATGTTGACGAAAAACAGCAGCAGTTGCCGCTCGATCCGGTGCAAGAGGAATTGAAGAACGCATG GTTTTTTTGGAGGAGCTTATCAAGATGA